Proteins encoded in a region of the Sphingomonas japonica genome:
- a CDS encoding YihY/virulence factor BrkB family protein: MKAAEGDQRRDSIIDQQAAVTAQPGADSERPWRHPWRAWKSILGRVYTMTGFHNLSLMAAGVAFYAFLSFVPLLGAIVMTYGLFADPATVARHMETIFELMPADAARLVSDQLISVVTTAASTVGLSLVVALVLSIYGAMRASSAIIQALNVIYEEEEGRNIVQTTLLSAMLTIGAVLAALVGLLSAAILGYLQAFVDILGQSGVILIKASTWIVATLIASAAFAFVYRYGPDRARARWHWLSVGSLAATILWLLATFGFGIYAANFANYNATYGALGAVVVLLMWLFVSSYAVLIGAEINAEAERQTAIDTTTGRPRPIGERGATMADSLPSKRQIKPRRGKY, from the coding sequence TTGAAAGCAGCGGAAGGCGATCAGCGAAGGGACAGCATCATCGATCAGCAAGCAGCCGTAACCGCACAGCCCGGCGCCGATAGCGAGCGCCCCTGGCGCCACCCGTGGCGAGCATGGAAATCGATCCTCGGCCGCGTCTATACCATGACGGGCTTTCACAATCTGTCGCTGATGGCGGCGGGCGTCGCCTTCTATGCCTTCCTCTCGTTCGTGCCGCTGCTCGGCGCGATCGTCATGACCTATGGACTGTTCGCCGATCCGGCGACGGTGGCACGGCATATGGAGACGATCTTCGAACTGATGCCCGCCGATGCGGCGCGGTTGGTGTCGGACCAGTTGATCTCGGTCGTGACCACCGCGGCGAGCACCGTCGGCCTGTCGCTCGTCGTGGCGCTGGTGCTGTCGATCTATGGCGCGATGCGCGCGTCGAGCGCAATCATTCAGGCGCTCAACGTGATCTATGAAGAGGAGGAAGGCCGCAACATCGTCCAGACGACGTTGCTGTCGGCGATGCTGACGATCGGCGCAGTGCTCGCGGCCCTGGTAGGGCTGCTGTCGGCGGCCATCCTGGGCTATCTGCAGGCGTTCGTCGATATTCTCGGCCAGAGCGGGGTCATCCTGATCAAGGCATCGACGTGGATCGTCGCCACGCTGATCGCCAGCGCGGCATTCGCCTTCGTGTATCGCTACGGTCCCGATCGTGCGCGGGCACGCTGGCACTGGCTGTCGGTGGGATCGCTGGCGGCGACGATCCTGTGGCTGCTCGCCACCTTCGGCTTCGGCATCTACGCCGCCAACTTCGCCAATTACAACGCGACATACGGTGCATTGGGGGCGGTCGTGGTGCTGCTGATGTGGCTGTTCGTGTCGAGCTACGCAGTGCTGATCGGCGCCGAGATCAATGCCGAGGCCGAGCGCCAGACCGCGATCGACACCACCACCGGCCGACCCCGCCCGATCGGCGAGCGCGGCGCGACGATGGCCGATTCGCTCCCCAGCAAGCGCCAGATCAAGCCGCGCCGGGGAAAATACTGA
- a CDS encoding TniB family NTP-binding protein has product MMSSNHTLAKLPNDLVPRTGEREPLSEHTDAAIESGSRFDEARIVHPAHERVIGAFDQARRMGVASGDKRKMLIASLGASGSGKTTSMETFAARTAAGRPPVGKHPAKPVVIVQVDNGCTNRRLWALVLEGHDDPPGRGTEETFRTRAYATMRRAGTEMVIFDEAQHLLRSPSARDVTDTIKRILDDGVVTLGLVGTEAALPLIQKNIQLANRMLAPAPIKALDAKNEADRTDFKAFLRKLDDFIVGRGIVPEQSFLDDPRILRCLFVISAGVVGVAVNLIRQATVHAVSRGATRIEPYDLSRVTDDWAVPTGVCEDNPFPMVFDGKVVVR; this is encoded by the coding sequence ATGATGAGCTCCAACCACACCCTCGCCAAGCTGCCCAACGACCTTGTCCCGCGCACCGGCGAACGCGAGCCGCTCTCCGAGCACACCGATGCGGCCATCGAATCCGGCAGCCGGTTCGACGAAGCGAGGATCGTCCACCCCGCGCATGAGCGCGTCATTGGGGCGTTCGACCAAGCGCGGCGCATGGGCGTCGCGTCCGGCGACAAACGCAAGATGCTGATCGCGTCGCTCGGCGCGTCGGGATCGGGCAAGACGACCTCGATGGAGACCTTCGCGGCGCGGACCGCCGCGGGGCGACCGCCGGTCGGCAAGCACCCCGCGAAGCCAGTGGTGATCGTTCAGGTCGACAACGGATGCACCAACCGCCGCCTCTGGGCGCTTGTCCTCGAGGGGCACGATGACCCGCCCGGCCGGGGAACCGAGGAGACGTTCCGCACCCGGGCCTACGCCACCATGCGGCGGGCCGGCACGGAGATGGTGATCTTCGACGAGGCCCAGCACCTGCTGCGCTCGCCGAGCGCGCGCGACGTGACGGACACCATCAAGCGGATCCTGGATGACGGCGTCGTGACCCTCGGCCTCGTGGGGACCGAGGCCGCGCTGCCGCTCATCCAGAAGAACATCCAGCTCGCGAACAGGATGCTTGCGCCGGCACCGATCAAGGCGCTCGACGCCAAGAACGAGGCGGACCGCACCGACTTCAAGGCGTTCCTGCGCAAGCTCGACGACTTCATCGTCGGCCGGGGGATCGTGCCCGAACAGTCCTTCCTCGACGATCCCCGCATCCTGCGGTGCCTGTTCGTCATCTCGGCCGGGGTGGTGGGCGTGGCGGTCAACCTGATCCGCCAGGCGACCGTGCACGCCGTCAGCCGCGGCGCGACCCGCATCGAGCCCTACGACCTGTCTCGGGTCACGGACGACTGGGCCGTGCCCACGGGCGTGTGCGAGGATAACCCGTTCCCGATGGTCTTCGACGGAAAGGTGGTGGTGCGATGA
- a CDS encoding DDE-type integrase/transposase/recombinase has protein sequence MKNEYDNDPTADTTVANLFEGKYQYGEIPLAIRASLGDGHLEIRNLNTGGPFQLPHPKIPGAKFAPDALWAERAISENRLIRIQSVDASLFVPEHDDDEAAAIDPFALAKWKLVREITARGIGANHPKLSATITEVWKELGLDAEHGERPTTKSVRAWLGKGDPETISVAELMSRSGQGNRASRLDPALVQPLEDAAEHYYTQRGLRLRDCTSHLKDAVKALNAARPATDKLTAPSRETLRRRIGELLTEERYTKKYGKTAAAKNFRGAGLGLQATRIGQLGAMDDTVLDGIACFDAERGLPAGRPNLCLIVDVASRCIVGYLLSFSPPTANTAIETIKAANAYNRVPKELLELYPVLERINCRFEEIVVDRGSNYTSMPFGQALLDVGTVLRFARVRRARDKAIVERIFHTLKTFLLDKLPGATYAPKLMREFGYDPEKEACLTISELRELIEYFIAVYHMTVHSGIGTQPAQFWTRSMAAHGRQLMTDAPRFGILLGETIYGVQLHRWGFVLNGIRYTHPTHVQIGLDALAGAQAVATTEDYTEAPSEEGRNSTGRRRKSRKAGLGDNGASANLKVKRNTANLGRVHAWVPGHGWLEYEAANIGYAEGLSLHQHEQIGKWAASRNMAFSTEEDQLAARASLNKRIQELAPDMSLRNRRSIARMLEDNAVVAGPATVVHDDAVIPVDPCDERSDPMAEPKPVTHVDANGRPVVQTEAEKAIRSKLKEVQDLDWEQVVPDEEMMEEHA, from the coding sequence ATGAAGAACGAATACGATAACGATCCGACCGCCGACACGACCGTCGCCAATCTGTTCGAGGGCAAGTATCAATACGGGGAGATCCCGCTCGCGATCCGCGCGTCGCTCGGCGACGGCCACCTCGAGATTCGCAACCTGAACACGGGCGGCCCGTTCCAGCTCCCGCACCCGAAGATCCCCGGAGCCAAGTTCGCCCCGGACGCGCTCTGGGCAGAACGCGCCATCAGCGAGAACAGGCTGATCCGCATCCAGTCCGTCGATGCCAGCCTGTTCGTGCCGGAGCACGACGACGACGAGGCGGCCGCGATTGATCCCTTCGCGTTGGCGAAGTGGAAGCTCGTCCGCGAGATCACCGCGCGCGGCATTGGCGCCAATCACCCGAAGCTGTCCGCGACGATCACCGAGGTCTGGAAGGAACTCGGCCTGGACGCCGAGCACGGCGAACGCCCGACGACCAAGAGCGTGCGCGCATGGCTCGGCAAGGGCGATCCGGAGACCATCTCGGTCGCCGAGCTGATGTCCCGCTCGGGACAGGGCAACCGCGCCAGCCGGCTGGATCCCGCTCTCGTCCAACCGCTCGAGGATGCCGCCGAGCACTATTACACCCAGCGCGGCCTGCGCCTGCGCGACTGCACGTCGCATCTCAAGGACGCGGTGAAGGCGCTCAACGCGGCCCGACCGGCGACCGATAAACTCACCGCCCCAAGCCGCGAAACGCTCCGGCGCCGCATTGGCGAGCTGCTGACCGAGGAGCGCTACACGAAGAAGTACGGCAAGACCGCGGCGGCTAAGAACTTCCGCGGCGCCGGCCTCGGCTTGCAGGCGACGCGGATCGGCCAGCTCGGCGCGATGGACGACACGGTGCTCGACGGGATCGCGTGCTTCGACGCTGAGCGCGGCCTGCCGGCAGGCCGCCCGAACCTCTGCCTCATCGTCGACGTCGCCTCGCGCTGCATCGTCGGATACCTGCTGAGCTTCTCGCCGCCGACGGCGAATACCGCGATCGAGACCATCAAGGCGGCCAACGCCTACAACCGCGTGCCGAAGGAGCTGCTCGAACTCTATCCTGTCCTCGAGCGGATCAACTGCCGGTTCGAGGAGATCGTCGTCGACCGGGGGTCGAACTACACCTCCATGCCCTTCGGACAGGCATTGCTCGACGTCGGGACCGTGCTCCGCTTCGCCCGCGTGCGACGCGCCCGCGACAAGGCGATCGTGGAGCGGATCTTCCATACGCTGAAGACCTTCCTGCTCGATAAGCTGCCCGGCGCCACCTATGCGCCCAAGCTGATGCGCGAGTTCGGCTACGATCCCGAGAAGGAGGCGTGCCTGACGATATCGGAGCTGCGCGAGCTCATCGAATACTTCATCGCCGTCTACCACATGACGGTGCATAGCGGCATCGGCACCCAGCCGGCGCAGTTCTGGACCAGGTCGATGGCGGCGCACGGGCGACAGCTTATGACCGACGCGCCCCGCTTCGGCATCCTGCTCGGCGAGACGATCTACGGCGTTCAGCTCCACCGCTGGGGCTTCGTCCTCAACGGCATCCGCTACACGCACCCGACACACGTCCAGATCGGACTGGACGCGCTCGCTGGCGCGCAGGCGGTCGCAACCACCGAGGACTACACGGAGGCTCCCAGCGAGGAGGGTCGCAACAGCACTGGCCGTCGGCGCAAGTCTCGCAAGGCCGGCCTCGGCGACAACGGGGCTTCGGCCAACCTGAAGGTTAAGCGCAACACGGCCAACCTCGGGCGTGTCCACGCCTGGGTCCCGGGCCATGGCTGGCTCGAATACGAGGCGGCCAACATCGGCTACGCCGAGGGGCTTTCGCTGCATCAGCACGAGCAGATCGGGAAGTGGGCCGCGTCCAGGAACATGGCCTTCTCGACCGAGGAGGACCAGCTGGCCGCCCGCGCGTCGCTCAACAAGCGCATCCAGGAGCTCGCCCCCGACATGTCGCTGCGGAACCGCCGCTCGATCGCGCGGATGCTGGAGGACAATGCCGTCGTCGCAGGCCCGGCGACGGTGGTCCACGACGACGCCGTGATCCCGGTGGATCCGTGTGACGAGCGCTCGGACCCGATGGCCGAGCCGAAGCCCGTGACGCACGTCGACGCCAACGGACGGCCGGTCGTCCAGACGGAAGCGGAGAAGGCGATCCGGTCCAAGCTGAAGGAAGTGCAGGATCTCGATTGGGAGCAGGTGGTTCCGGATGAAGAGATGATGGAGGAGCACGCATGA
- a CDS encoding ComEC/Rec2 family competence protein: MRIDIHDVDHGGCTVITGPAGHRLMLDCGLCSDGPWYPSIAYKGERIDTLMLMNLDEDHCEDLPYLWRDCPIGGLVSNPTVDARALKSMKAECGMRAGVATATDILQRLGPGFLGNWSNDLGGVGWQVFWNRHGVDFTDTNNLSLAAFVQFGGFTILFGGDLERAGWRQLLKNPTFRAKLATTNVYVASHHGRENGCCDEVFDFCRPELVIFSDGRKQYGTQETRDWYARRTRGIPDLGAPAGLLGQPLRKVMTTRRDGTITIEVATDGRFLVSKSREEKPPELSGLLASLLSFSTTGPARGGTAG; encoded by the coding sequence ATGAGGATCGACATCCACGACGTCGATCACGGTGGGTGCACGGTGATCACCGGCCCGGCCGGGCACCGCCTGATGCTCGATTGCGGGCTATGCAGCGATGGTCCCTGGTATCCGTCCATCGCCTACAAGGGCGAGCGCATCGACACGCTGATGCTGATGAACCTTGACGAGGATCATTGTGAAGACCTGCCATACCTCTGGCGCGACTGTCCGATCGGCGGGCTGGTGAGCAACCCCACCGTCGATGCACGGGCGCTAAAGTCGATGAAGGCGGAATGCGGCATGCGCGCCGGCGTCGCCACCGCGACGGACATTCTCCAGCGCCTCGGTCCCGGCTTCCTCGGCAACTGGTCCAACGACCTCGGCGGTGTCGGCTGGCAGGTCTTCTGGAACCGCCACGGCGTCGACTTCACCGACACGAACAATCTGAGCCTGGCCGCATTCGTGCAGTTCGGCGGCTTCACGATCCTGTTCGGTGGCGATCTGGAGCGGGCGGGTTGGCGGCAGTTGCTGAAGAACCCGACCTTCCGCGCGAAACTGGCAACCACGAACGTGTACGTCGCGTCGCACCATGGGCGAGAGAACGGCTGCTGCGACGAGGTGTTCGACTTCTGCCGCCCCGAGCTCGTCATCTTCTCCGACGGCCGCAAGCAGTATGGCACCCAGGAGACGCGGGACTGGTATGCCCGACGCACCCGAGGCATCCCCGACCTCGGCGCGCCTGCGGGCCTTCTGGGGCAGCCGCTGCGCAAGGTCATGACCACGCGACGGGACGGCACGATCACGATCGAAGTCGCGACCGATGGCAGGTTCCTTGTATCGAAATCGAGAGAGGAAAAGCCGCCGGAGCTGTCAGGCCTTCTGGCCAGCCTGCTGTCCTTCAGCACCACAGGACCTGCACGGGGCGGCACGGCAGGCTAG
- a CDS encoding ThiF family adenylyltransferase has protein sequence MADGGDEPVAGVIVAEPDLSQLLEIARIVQSAGVVASSIELRRLDEGELLTFDIMTEPTVKAPAADVREVERIHFVYREGRAFGRTAPYNVLCDREDFPRKIGHLCSGEPGCRAAPCLALGGIQPIYERAGIEAIMTRLRDFLRDAKTGTLMMDGWEPVPFGVGQKLRMGQLEPRVFQEHALANPGAGSAVGVAINFDDEERKQVSVFSQILEPHDVIKAIGHHNGNFGGERHAIPWLFVWRDPSAVERDPLFENWRSGGELLEGMKAIGVDRAFDAAVGDLLTKEVDFRCHRPPLGGRAMVVIIGVWRPAPILGAFFGYSDDPAARSLELRAFLISQDLDKNILDADSRIETIVGDYPPRPSLMRWVAGADPLPPVALLGHGALGSAIHDNLARSGMEDVLVWDKDRIHPHNLARHSARTKDIYANKADQAKRLADALWHDEGKSAVVRDDIATADIDELKARTEGRLVIDATADELVRLRIDELSASAEATIIRTEMFHQGRLGMTFVSPPGGPTMSDMMLATIALAPDHADVSAWLNFEDRHPLGPDPLLYGFGCTSMTVHLPKHAVEQHASVACTAILGDRDEAGILLNPLDERLRPTGSRWVPMGPFTVLRPASADDWQIRVSPSAIAAMTAERVAALPAETGGYLYGSWDPTRRVITIIHASTLPPGSQATDTRLELGKAGGTLAERRLTRLTRGRIYLCGTWHSHPDGSAHMSGRDDRAMTAHAEKDAPGLRPTLMIIVAHDDIQAHLRLP, from the coding sequence ATGGCTGACGGCGGCGACGAACCCGTCGCAGGCGTGATCGTCGCCGAGCCGGATCTCAGCCAGCTGCTGGAGATCGCACGCATCGTGCAGTCGGCCGGAGTCGTCGCTTCGTCGATCGAGCTGCGTCGCCTCGACGAGGGCGAGCTTCTGACCTTCGACATCATGACCGAGCCGACGGTGAAGGCGCCCGCGGCCGACGTGCGCGAGGTGGAGCGCATCCACTTCGTCTACCGTGAGGGGCGTGCCTTCGGTCGGACGGCACCCTACAACGTGCTCTGCGACCGCGAGGACTTTCCGCGCAAGATCGGCCATCTGTGCTCGGGCGAGCCGGGCTGCCGGGCGGCGCCCTGCCTGGCGCTCGGCGGCATCCAGCCGATCTACGAACGCGCTGGCATCGAGGCGATCATGACCCGCCTGCGCGACTTCCTGCGCGACGCCAAGACGGGCACCCTGATGATGGACGGATGGGAGCCGGTCCCGTTCGGCGTCGGCCAGAAGCTGCGGATGGGCCAGCTCGAGCCACGCGTGTTCCAGGAGCATGCACTTGCCAACCCCGGCGCGGGCAGCGCGGTAGGCGTTGCGATCAACTTCGACGACGAAGAGCGCAAGCAGGTGTCCGTCTTTTCGCAGATCCTCGAGCCGCACGACGTCATCAAGGCGATCGGCCATCACAACGGGAACTTCGGCGGTGAGCGGCACGCGATCCCCTGGCTGTTCGTCTGGCGCGATCCCTCCGCGGTCGAGCGTGACCCGCTGTTCGAGAATTGGCGGAGCGGCGGGGAGTTGCTGGAGGGCATGAAGGCGATCGGCGTCGATCGCGCGTTCGATGCGGCGGTTGGCGACCTGCTGACGAAGGAGGTCGACTTCCGCTGCCACCGCCCGCCGCTCGGCGGAAGGGCGATGGTGGTTATCATCGGGGTGTGGCGGCCGGCACCGATCTTGGGCGCCTTCTTCGGCTATTCCGACGACCCGGCAGCCCGGAGCCTCGAACTGCGGGCGTTCCTGATCTCGCAGGACCTCGACAAGAACATCCTCGACGCCGACTCCCGCATCGAGACGATCGTCGGCGACTATCCGCCTCGTCCATCGCTGATGCGTTGGGTAGCTGGCGCCGACCCGCTGCCGCCCGTCGCCCTTCTCGGGCATGGGGCGCTCGGCAGCGCGATACACGACAACCTCGCGCGCTCCGGAATGGAGGACGTGCTGGTGTGGGACAAGGACCGGATCCACCCGCACAACCTGGCCCGGCATTCCGCCCGCACCAAGGACATCTACGCCAACAAGGCCGATCAGGCGAAGCGCCTAGCCGACGCACTCTGGCACGACGAGGGCAAATCGGCAGTCGTTCGCGACGACATCGCCACCGCCGACATCGACGAACTGAAGGCGAGGACCGAGGGCCGACTGGTCATCGACGCCACCGCTGACGAACTTGTTAGGCTGCGAATCGACGAACTGAGCGCCTCGGCGGAGGCGACGATCATCAGGACCGAGATGTTCCACCAGGGGCGCCTGGGCATGACGTTCGTGTCGCCGCCGGGCGGGCCGACCATGTCGGACATGATGCTCGCCACGATCGCACTCGCGCCCGACCATGCCGACGTCTCGGCATGGCTCAACTTCGAGGATCGGCACCCGCTCGGCCCCGATCCGCTGCTCTACGGATTCGGTTGCACGTCGATGACGGTGCATCTGCCCAAGCATGCGGTGGAGCAGCACGCGTCGGTCGCGTGCACGGCCATCCTCGGTGACCGGGACGAAGCTGGAATCCTGCTCAACCCGCTCGACGAGCGTCTCCGGCCGACCGGCTCGCGCTGGGTTCCAATGGGGCCGTTCACGGTCTTGCGACCGGCCAGCGCCGACGACTGGCAGATCCGCGTCTCCCCTTCAGCCATCGCGGCCATGACGGCCGAGCGCGTCGCCGCGCTTCCGGCGGAAACCGGAGGCTATCTGTATGGCAGCTGGGACCCGACGCGTCGCGTCATCACGATCATCCATGCCTCGACTCTTCCGCCCGGCTCGCAGGCGACCGATACCAGGCTCGAGCTCGGCAAGGCCGGCGGCACGCTGGCGGAGCGCCGGTTGACACGTCTCACCCGCGGCCGGATCTACCTGTGCGGCACGTGGCACAGCCACCCGGACGGATCGGCGCACATGTCCGGTCGTGACGACCGCGCCATGACCGCGCACGCGGAGAAGGACGCACCGGGCCTGCGGCCCACGCTGATGATCATCGTCGCGCATGACGACATCCAAGCGCATCTGAGGCTCCCCTGA
- a CDS encoding cation diffusion facilitator family transporter translates to MPHDHGAGGHSHDHTAGANAKMLGCALALTSTYLVVEVVGGFVFNSLALLSDAAHMGTDVAALVIALLAIKVGQRPADDRRTFGYRRFEILAAAFNAILLFGIAIYVFVEAIQRFTDPEPVESWGMLIVAAIGLVVNLISMRLLTAGKDASLNVKGAYLEVWADMIGSVGVIIGALAIKFTGWTWIDPIVAVAIGLWVLPRTWVLLRDTTNVLLEGVPSGLRLVEVRAAVSGVSGVAGLHDLHVWSMSNDDVSCTMHVTLAPGADPDTVRKAVTGLVDERFGIEHATIQTEGPGKACEESEHLHS, encoded by the coding sequence ATGCCTCATGACCATGGTGCAGGTGGCCATTCCCACGACCACACCGCCGGCGCGAACGCGAAGATGCTCGGCTGCGCGCTCGCGCTCACGTCGACCTACCTTGTCGTCGAGGTCGTCGGTGGCTTCGTCTTCAACAGCCTCGCCCTGCTGTCGGATGCGGCCCACATGGGCACGGACGTCGCCGCGCTGGTGATCGCGTTGCTGGCGATCAAGGTCGGGCAGCGACCGGCTGACGACCGCCGCACCTTCGGCTACCGCCGATTCGAGATCCTGGCCGCGGCGTTCAACGCCATCCTGCTGTTCGGGATCGCGATCTACGTGTTCGTGGAGGCGATCCAGCGGTTCACCGATCCAGAGCCGGTCGAGTCGTGGGGCATGCTGATCGTCGCGGCCATAGGCCTTGTCGTGAACCTGATCTCGATGCGGCTTCTCACCGCGGGCAAGGACGCCAGCCTCAACGTGAAGGGCGCCTATCTCGAGGTCTGGGCCGACATGATCGGCTCCGTCGGCGTCATCATCGGCGCACTGGCCATCAAGTTCACGGGTTGGACGTGGATCGATCCGATCGTCGCCGTCGCGATCGGCCTATGGGTGCTGCCGCGCACCTGGGTGCTGCTGCGGGACACAACGAACGTGCTGCTCGAGGGCGTGCCGTCGGGGCTGCGCCTGGTCGAGGTGCGGGCGGCGGTCTCGGGCGTTTCCGGCGTCGCGGGGCTGCACGACCTGCACGTCTGGTCCATGTCGAACGACGACGTCAGCTGCACGATGCACGTCACGCTGGCACCCGGTGCCGATCCCGACACCGTGCGCAAGGCTGTCACGGGGCTCGTCGACGAGCGCTTCGGCATCGAGCACGCGACGATCCAGACCGAGGGACCGGGCAAGGCTTGCGAGGAGAGTGAGCATCTCCACAGCTGA